GGAAGCGGAGGCTTTAGGCGCAAAATTAGTTTGCGCCTCTGATGGTCGGCACAGTCATTATCAATTAATGGCAGAGGTGTGATATGAATTATCAAGTGACTCCTATAAAACCATTTGGTGTGCTCCTGGAGCCTATGAACGAACAGATAAAAGTGACTGATGTCGATATAGAGAATTTGCGCCATTTATTTGCAAAGAATCAACTCGTTGTATTAAGAGGCTTTGACGCATTTCAAAATACCGAGGATTTTTCTAATTATTGCGAATTATGGGGAGAAGTTAGCCTTTGGCCATTTGGCAAGGTACTTGAGTTAATTGAGCAAGAAGACCCGGAAGATCACATTTTTGATCATAGTTACATGCCCCTGCATTGGGATGGTATGTATCGACCTCACGTGCCTGAATATCAGATTTTTCATTGTGTCCAGGCGCCTTTGCCTGGACAAGGAGGAAGGACTACTTTTTCAAACACAATTTTAGCGTTACAGTTCGCCACTTCCGAAGTCAAGGAATTATGGAATAAGGTAACTGGGACCTATCAAAGAAAAATGGAATTTTATAGCAGCAAGACGGTATCGCCAATTATTACGAGGCACCCTCAAAAGGATTTTGCAGTCATTCGCTACAATGAACCCCCCTCTGAGGAGAGAGGGCATTTTGTAAACCCACCCAATATTGAATTTACTGGTATTGACCAGGAAGAGTTGGATTTTTTCCACCGAAGTTTAAAAAAAGCGCTTTACTCCCCGGATAATTTCTATGCCCACGAATGGCAAACAGGAGATATCGTCATTGCAGATAATTTCTCGCTATTACATGGTAGAGAAGGATTTGTTTCCAAGTCGCCTCGTCATATCCAACGCGTTCATGTTTTGAGTAATCCGCCTTTTGATAACCCTGGTCTGGAGTCTTATGAATGAGCGCACAAGTTGCAGACATTGTGATTGCTGGCGCGGGTCCAGTAGGCCTTATGTGTGCCTATCTGGGACAACTTTGTGGTATCCATACTGTAATTGTCGATAAGTCTGATGGCCCTTTAGAGGTCGGTAGAGCGGATGCCCTTAACGCGCGCACTTTGCAACTTCTTGAATTAGTCGATTTATTTGATGAACTGTATCCTTTAGGAAAGACCTGCAACACCAGTTCTGTATGGGCAGACGGACAATTTATTTCCCGACAATCGTCATGGTGGGAGGAATTAGAAGGTTGTTTGCATAAACATTTCCTTATGCTTGGTCAA
Above is a genomic segment from Legionella pneumophila subsp. pascullei containing:
- a CDS encoding TauD/TfdA dioxygenase family protein, giving the protein MNYQVTPIKPFGVLLEPMNEQIKVTDVDIENLRHLFAKNQLVVLRGFDAFQNTEDFSNYCELWGEVSLWPFGKVLELIEQEDPEDHIFDHSYMPLHWDGMYRPHVPEYQIFHCVQAPLPGQGGRTTFSNTILALQFATSEVKELWNKVTGTYQRKMEFYSSKTVSPIITRHPQKDFAVIRYNEPPSEERGHFVNPPNIEFTGIDQEELDFFHRSLKKALYSPDNFYAHEWQTGDIVIADNFSLLHGREGFVSKSPRHIQRVHVLSNPPFDNPGLESYE